The following proteins come from a genomic window of Solwaraspora sp. WMMA2065:
- a CDS encoding glucose-6-phosphate isomerase, whose protein sequence is MSDFFDGGVEAAAGLSVYGADAVDASAASSTRGALVGDEVPGSLARKDPTLWGPDAEAEAKIRLGWLDTFTRSRDLLPQLAELQAELGDLDHVVLAGMGGSSLAPEVISLTVGKPVTVLDTTDPHQVRAALGDRLDRTVVVVASKSGGTVETDSHRRAYWQAFLDSGLSEAEAGRRFVIVTDPGSPLATTAEEMGATVVLADPEVGGRYSALTAFGLVPSALAGVDVVELLDQAEQLSAALGGDRDNPGLALGAALGAAATTGRDKVALVSDGTGIEGLGDWIEQLIAESTGKDGIGILPVVVEAPDAPGAAGPDVLTVTYGGAGQPGGVPGGGVRPDLAVNGPLGAQFLVWEYATAVAGRVLGIDPFNQPNVTESKENTNRILAAGPPAEAPSFVEGAIEVYGPDGVPGELVGALRWLIDGVGTDGYLAVMAYLDRFGDADAAGIRPLLAAAAGRPVTFGWGPRFLHSTGQYHKGGPQVGAFLQITGAVTDDLPVPGRPYSFGELQAAQAAGDREALAGRGRPLLRLHLTDRAAGVAQLLDTIRNLPS, encoded by the coding sequence ATGAGCGACTTCTTCGACGGCGGGGTCGAGGCCGCGGCCGGGCTGAGCGTGTACGGGGCCGACGCGGTCGACGCCTCGGCCGCCTCGTCGACCCGGGGCGCGCTGGTCGGCGACGAGGTGCCCGGCTCACTCGCCCGCAAGGACCCGACGCTGTGGGGCCCGGACGCCGAGGCCGAGGCGAAGATTCGGCTCGGCTGGCTGGACACCTTCACCCGCAGCCGGGACCTGCTGCCGCAGCTCGCCGAACTGCAGGCCGAGCTGGGCGACCTGGACCACGTGGTGCTGGCCGGGATGGGCGGGTCGTCGCTGGCTCCCGAGGTCATCTCGCTCACCGTCGGCAAGCCGGTCACCGTGCTGGACACCACCGACCCGCACCAGGTGCGGGCGGCGCTCGGCGACCGACTGGACCGGACCGTCGTGGTGGTGGCCAGCAAGTCCGGCGGCACCGTGGAGACCGACAGCCACCGTCGCGCGTACTGGCAGGCGTTCCTCGACTCAGGGCTGAGCGAGGCCGAGGCGGGGCGGCGGTTCGTCATCGTCACCGATCCCGGCTCGCCGCTGGCCACCACCGCCGAGGAGATGGGCGCCACCGTGGTGCTCGCCGACCCGGAGGTCGGCGGACGGTACTCGGCGCTGACCGCGTTCGGTCTGGTCCCGTCGGCGCTGGCCGGCGTGGACGTGGTCGAGCTGCTCGACCAGGCCGAGCAGCTGTCCGCCGCGCTCGGCGGCGACCGGGACAACCCGGGGCTGGCGCTCGGCGCGGCGCTCGGTGCGGCGGCGACCACCGGCCGGGACAAGGTCGCGCTGGTCTCCGACGGCACCGGCATCGAAGGGCTCGGCGACTGGATCGAGCAGCTGATCGCCGAGTCGACCGGCAAGGACGGCATCGGCATCCTGCCGGTGGTCGTCGAGGCACCGGACGCCCCCGGCGCCGCCGGCCCGGACGTGCTCACCGTCACCTACGGCGGTGCCGGCCAACCGGGCGGGGTGCCCGGCGGCGGGGTCCGCCCCGACCTGGCGGTCAACGGACCGCTCGGCGCGCAGTTCCTGGTCTGGGAGTACGCGACGGCGGTCGCCGGCCGGGTGCTCGGCATCGACCCGTTCAACCAGCCCAACGTCACCGAGTCGAAGGAGAACACCAACCGGATCCTGGCGGCCGGGCCGCCGGCCGAGGCACCGTCGTTCGTCGAGGGTGCGATCGAGGTGTACGGGCCGGACGGCGTACCGGGTGAGCTGGTCGGCGCGCTGCGCTGGCTGATCGACGGCGTCGGCACCGACGGATACCTCGCGGTGATGGCCTACCTGGACCGGTTCGGCGACGCCGACGCGGCCGGGATTCGGCCACTGCTGGCGGCCGCCGCCGGCCGGCCGGTCACCTTCGGCTGGGGGCCGCGGTTCCTGCACTCCACCGGGCAGTACCACAAGGGCGGGCCGCAGGTCGGCGCGTTCCTGCAGATCACCGGTGCGGTCACCGACGACCTGCCGGTGCCCGGTCGCCCGTACAGCTTCGGTGAGCTGCAGGCGGCGCAGGCCGCCGGTGACCGTGAGGCGCTCGCCGGGCGGGGCCGGCCGCTGCTGCGGCTGCACCTGACCGATCGGGCCGCCGGCGTCGCCCAACTCCTGGACACGATTCGAAACCTGCCCAGCTGA
- the zwf gene encoding glucose-6-phosphate dehydrogenase has product MNPLRDPQDRRLPRIPEPCALVIFGVTGDLARKKLLPGIYDLANRGLLPPGFVVLGFARRDWTDGDFESLAHDSAKEYARTPWREEVWSRLAGNIKFVGGSFDDDAAFDKLSACLDGLRESHGIHGNAAFYFSIPPSAFPQVLKQLARTGMADNERCGGWRRVVVEKPFGYDLPSAKSLNDLVDDVFTRDDVFRIDHYLGKETVQNIMALRFANNLFEPLWNSKYVDSVQITMAEDVGIGSRAGFYDATGAARDVVQNHLLQLLALVTMEEPTSFDAAEIRAEKLKVLRAISLPDDVAAGTVRGQYLKGWVAGQRAVGYLEEPNVPADSTTETYVAMRLGIQNRRWAGVPFYLRAGKRLPRRVTEVAVMFKAAPHLPFNGTDVEMLSNNQLVIRVQPDEGVVLKFGAKVPGTTMEVRDIAMDFQYGEAFTEASPEAYERLVLDVLIGDRTLFPDAAEVEQSWRVIDPLEEAWEGTRPEPYRSGEWGPRAADEMLAREGRSWRRA; this is encoded by the coding sequence GTGAACCCCCTGCGCGACCCGCAGGACCGGCGGCTGCCGCGCATCCCGGAGCCCTGCGCTCTGGTGATTTTCGGTGTCACCGGTGATCTGGCTCGCAAGAAACTACTCCCCGGCATCTACGACCTGGCCAACCGAGGGCTGCTGCCACCCGGCTTCGTGGTGCTCGGCTTCGCCCGGCGGGACTGGACCGACGGCGACTTCGAGTCGCTGGCCCACGACTCGGCCAAGGAGTACGCGCGTACCCCGTGGCGTGAGGAGGTCTGGTCCCGCCTGGCCGGCAACATCAAGTTCGTCGGCGGCTCGTTCGACGACGACGCCGCGTTCGACAAGCTGTCGGCCTGCCTGGACGGGCTGCGCGAATCGCACGGCATCCACGGCAACGCCGCGTTCTACTTCTCCATCCCGCCGTCGGCGTTCCCGCAGGTGCTCAAGCAGCTGGCCCGCACCGGCATGGCCGACAACGAGCGGTGCGGCGGCTGGCGTCGGGTGGTGGTGGAGAAGCCGTTCGGCTACGACCTGCCGTCGGCGAAGTCGCTCAACGACCTGGTCGACGACGTGTTCACCCGTGACGATGTGTTCCGCATCGACCACTATCTGGGCAAGGAGACCGTCCAGAACATCATGGCGCTGCGGTTCGCCAACAACCTGTTCGAGCCGCTGTGGAACTCCAAGTACGTCGACTCGGTGCAGATCACCATGGCCGAGGACGTCGGCATCGGCAGCCGGGCCGGCTTCTACGACGCCACCGGCGCCGCCCGTGACGTGGTGCAGAACCATCTGCTGCAGCTGCTGGCCCTGGTCACCATGGAGGAGCCGACCAGCTTCGACGCCGCCGAGATCCGGGCGGAGAAGCTGAAGGTGCTGCGGGCGATCAGCCTGCCCGACGACGTGGCCGCCGGCACCGTCCGCGGTCAGTACCTGAAGGGCTGGGTGGCCGGGCAGCGGGCCGTCGGCTACCTGGAGGAGCCGAACGTGCCGGCCGACTCGACCACCGAGACGTACGTGGCGATGCGGCTGGGCATTCAGAACCGCCGGTGGGCCGGGGTGCCGTTCTATCTGCGCGCCGGAAAGCGGTTGCCGCGGCGGGTGACCGAGGTGGCGGTGATGTTCAAGGCCGCACCGCACCTGCCGTTCAACGGCACCGACGTGGAGATGCTCAGCAACAACCAGCTGGTCATCCGGGTGCAGCCCGACGAGGGCGTGGTGCTCAAGTTCGGCGCCAAGGTGCCGGGCACCACCATGGAGGTCCGCGACATCGCGATGGACTTCCAGTACGGCGAGGCGTTCACCGAGGCCAGCCCGGAGGCGTACGAGCGGTTGGTGCTCGACGTGCTGATCGGCGACCGCACCCTGTTCCCCGACGCCGCCGAGGTGGAGCAGAGCTGGCGGGTGATCGACCCTCTCGAAGAGGCCTGGGAGGGCACCCGGCCGGAGCCGTACCGGTCCGGCGAGTGGGGTCCACGGGCCGCCGACGAGATGCTGGCCCGCGAGGGCCGGTCCTGGAGGAGAGCATGA
- a CDS encoding glucose-6-phosphate dehydrogenase assembly protein OpcA translates to MISLWDTTGNEVVKALAAERRSAGGVASGMALTLIVVVDEKRVREAEAAATIAAAAHPCRLLVVVRSDIDRKVSRLDAEVVVGGRLGPCEAVVMRTSGRLALHAESVVMPLLVPDVPVVTWWHGEPPEQIANDYLGVVADRRITDSAQAPNPVQALLQRAVDYASGDTDLAWTRITPWRTLVAGAFDTTDAQITGATVTAPRADPTAALMISWLAARLGITPRWEETSAFPRMRSVELRCANGDGLSLVREDSSAMFTRTGQPERQMPLVRRPLGEELAEELRRLDADQVYSEALGTLAGLPELSSRPAKRVHIWKDPAKATGPAAGTDPAVVAAGPARSGS, encoded by the coding sequence ATGATCAGCCTGTGGGACACCACCGGCAACGAGGTGGTCAAGGCCCTGGCCGCCGAGCGGCGCAGCGCCGGCGGCGTGGCCAGCGGAATGGCGCTGACCCTGATCGTGGTGGTCGACGAGAAGCGGGTACGCGAGGCGGAGGCGGCGGCCACCATCGCCGCCGCAGCCCACCCGTGCCGGCTGCTCGTGGTGGTCCGCTCCGACATCGACCGCAAGGTCAGCCGGCTCGACGCCGAAGTGGTCGTCGGCGGCCGGCTCGGGCCGTGCGAGGCGGTCGTCATGCGTACCTCCGGCCGGCTGGCGCTGCACGCCGAGTCGGTGGTGATGCCGCTGCTGGTGCCGGACGTACCGGTGGTGACCTGGTGGCACGGCGAGCCGCCGGAGCAGATCGCCAACGACTACCTGGGGGTGGTCGCCGACCGGCGGATCACCGACTCGGCGCAGGCCCCCAACCCGGTGCAGGCGCTGCTGCAACGGGCGGTCGACTACGCGTCGGGCGACACCGATCTGGCGTGGACCCGGATCACCCCGTGGCGCACCCTGGTCGCCGGGGCGTTCGACACCACCGACGCGCAGATCACCGGCGCCACGGTGACCGCGCCCCGGGCCGACCCGACGGCCGCCTTGATGATCAGCTGGCTGGCGGCCCGGCTCGGCATCACGCCGCGCTGGGAGGAGACCAGCGCGTTCCCCCGGATGCGGTCGGTGGAGCTGCGCTGCGCCAACGGTGACGGGCTGAGCCTGGTCCGCGAGGACAGTTCGGCGATGTTCACCCGGACCGGGCAGCCGGAGCGGCAGATGCCGCTGGTGCGTCGACCGCTCGGCGAAGAGCTCGCCGAGGAGCTGCGGCGGCTCGACGCCGACCAGGTCTACTCCGAGGCGCTGGGCACCCTGGCCGGGCTGCCGGAGCTGTCCTCCCGGCCCGCCAAGCGGGTGCACATCTGGAAGGACCCGGCGAAGGCCACGGGGCCGGCAGCCGGCACCGACCCGGCGGTCGTCGCGGCCGGTCCGGCACGGAGCGGCTCGTGA
- the pgl gene encoding 6-phosphogluconolactonase produces MLVVHPDATVLASAVASRLVVRLIDAQAERGEAAVVLTGGRVAAAVLRAVGELPARQAVDWSRVDVWWGDERFLPAGDPDRNETQAREALLDVLPLDPQRVHAMPASDGPDGDDPEAAAARYAAVLDRVAGPGTAPLPRFDVLMLGVGEDGHVASVFPGHPVTGETRPVAAVRDSPKPPPTRITLTLSTINTADEVWLVAAGADKAAAVGGAYGGSDPVAVPACGVRGVRRTWWLLDQAAAAELVTAPTSAG; encoded by the coding sequence ATGCTCGTCGTGCACCCGGACGCCACCGTGCTGGCCAGCGCGGTGGCGTCCCGGCTCGTCGTCCGGCTGATCGACGCCCAGGCCGAGCGGGGCGAAGCGGCGGTGGTGCTGACCGGCGGGCGGGTCGCGGCGGCCGTGCTGCGCGCGGTCGGCGAACTGCCGGCCCGGCAGGCGGTCGACTGGTCCCGGGTGGACGTCTGGTGGGGTGACGAGCGGTTCCTGCCCGCCGGCGACCCGGACCGCAACGAGACCCAGGCCCGCGAGGCGCTGCTCGACGTACTGCCGCTCGATCCGCAGCGGGTGCACGCGATGCCCGCGTCGGACGGACCGGACGGCGACGATCCGGAGGCGGCCGCCGCCCGGTACGCCGCCGTCCTCGACCGGGTCGCCGGCCCGGGTACGGCCCCGCTGCCCCGGTTCGACGTGCTGATGCTCGGCGTCGGCGAGGACGGGCACGTGGCGTCGGTGTTCCCGGGGCATCCGGTCACCGGCGAGACCCGCCCGGTGGCGGCGGTACGGGACAGCCCGAAGCCGCCGCCGACCCGGATCACGCTGACCCTGTCCACCATCAACACCGCCGACGAGGTGTGGCTGGTCGCCGCCGGGGCGGACAAGGCGGCGGCGGTCGGCGGGGCGTACGGCGGCAGCGACCCGGTCGCGGTGCCGGCCTGCGGGGTACGCGGCGTGCGCCGTACCTGGTGGCTGCTCGACCAGGCAGCCGCCGCCGAGCTGGTCACCGCGCCGACCTCGGCTGGCTAG
- a CDS encoding TOPRIM nucleotidyl transferase/hydrolase domain-containing protein, whose amino-acid sequence MDSARRRELARRVLDGYASGHDAPVQATAHALTKIDRAVALVLLEGVSDQIAVETAAAGRGRDLDAERVAVVPIGGAHATGRFLAGLGPQRSRVRLAGLCDLAEVDIVARGLATAGIGAPRTHDDLAELGFFVCVDDLEDELIRALGVDGVEAILATHGDLGSFRTLQGQPAWRGRRPEAQLRRFMGSGSRRKSRYARLLVEAAIARDVLPQPLDRLLASVGPH is encoded by the coding sequence ATGGACTCCGCTCGTCGCCGCGAGCTTGCCCGCCGGGTGCTCGACGGCTATGCCAGCGGTCACGACGCACCGGTGCAGGCGACCGCCCACGCCCTGACGAAGATCGACCGCGCCGTCGCCCTGGTGCTCCTCGAAGGGGTCAGCGACCAGATCGCGGTGGAGACGGCCGCGGCCGGCCGCGGCCGGGACCTCGACGCGGAACGGGTGGCGGTCGTGCCGATCGGTGGAGCACACGCCACCGGCCGGTTCCTGGCCGGCCTCGGTCCACAGCGGTCGCGGGTACGGCTCGCCGGGCTGTGCGACCTGGCCGAGGTGGACATCGTCGCGCGGGGACTGGCCACCGCCGGGATCGGTGCGCCCCGAACGCACGACGACCTCGCCGAACTCGGGTTCTTCGTCTGCGTCGACGACCTGGAGGACGAACTGATCCGGGCGCTCGGAGTCGACGGAGTCGAGGCGATCCTGGCGACGCACGGCGACCTCGGGTCGTTCCGTACGCTGCAGGGCCAGCCCGCCTGGCGGGGGCGGCGGCCCGAGGCGCAGCTGCGCCGGTTCATGGGCAGCGGCTCGCGCCGCAAGTCACGCTACGCCCGGCTGCTCGTCGAGGCGGCGATCGCCCGGGACGTGTTGCCGCAGCCCCTCGACCGGCTACTCGCCTCCGTCGGCCCGCACTGA
- a CDS encoding Pycsar system effector family protein yields the protein MREAGRASLQQANEMIRFADVKAAAVLAAAGVLAGQLPSAHGPLSESILLVAGACVALSALLALYTLAPRQQATAAWSLHYFENVAQRYGDDREAFIDAWLDASDDPDGFERAIAGQLWVANMVAYRKFVRITWSIRTLAVGVLAIAAVAVT from the coding sequence ATGAGGGAAGCCGGACGAGCCTCCCTGCAACAGGCGAACGAGATGATTCGTTTTGCCGATGTGAAGGCGGCGGCAGTTCTCGCCGCTGCCGGTGTTCTGGCTGGGCAACTGCCGTCCGCCCATGGACCCCTGTCCGAGAGCATCCTGCTTGTCGCCGGCGCTTGCGTCGCGCTCAGCGCGTTGCTGGCGCTCTACACGTTGGCCCCACGTCAGCAGGCAACGGCGGCGTGGTCGCTGCACTACTTCGAGAACGTCGCCCAGCGGTACGGCGACGATCGAGAAGCGTTTATCGATGCGTGGCTGGACGCCTCCGACGATCCGGACGGGTTCGAACGGGCGATCGCTGGGCAGCTCTGGGTAGCGAATATGGTGGCATACCGAAAGTTTGTCCGAATCACTTGGTCCATCCGGACGTTGGCAGTTGGCGTACTGGCCATTGCCGCCGTGGCCGTCACCTGA
- a CDS encoding Crp/Fnr family transcriptional regulator, which produces MGYRLGFGQCGTLVTTGDGVLDHTPHQPVVRSCSCRRYNMCMHECSESGLVAHLPQEEWLRVRSTGIPVRFEPRDVLLRQGDTTQHVHVVLAGCVKIVRSERDGSRAILTLRVAGDVVGDLAAVDLQPRSATVTALTTTVTRLLTGPQFRRFLGRPAFATGFASYTVNRLRTSDAQRTALALLPVRERLARALVQLHTESQRADGQPAIRLSQAELAELVGASRNAVVAELTALREAGIVTTGRREVIIVDPAALSDRSHGLCPELGRAPGGPDRR; this is translated from the coding sequence ATGGGGTACCGCCTGGGCTTCGGCCAGTGCGGCACTCTCGTGACTACTGGCGACGGGGTACTGGATCATACACCACATCAACCGGTCGTTCGAAGCTGTAGCTGTCGGCGATATAATATGTGCATGCATGAATGCAGCGAGTCAGGGCTTGTTGCTCATCTCCCACAGGAAGAATGGCTCCGAGTCCGGAGCACCGGGATTCCTGTCCGCTTCGAACCTCGCGACGTGCTCTTGCGCCAAGGTGACACCACGCAGCACGTGCATGTGGTCCTGGCCGGCTGCGTCAAGATCGTTCGCTCGGAGAGGGACGGAAGCCGCGCGATTCTGACGCTTCGGGTCGCCGGCGACGTGGTTGGCGATCTGGCCGCTGTGGACCTGCAACCCCGGTCGGCCACGGTCACCGCCCTTACCACCACGGTCACCCGGCTGCTGACGGGTCCACAGTTCCGACGCTTTCTCGGTCGGCCTGCGTTCGCGACAGGCTTTGCCTCCTACACGGTGAACCGGCTGCGTACCTCCGATGCCCAGCGTACGGCGTTGGCGCTGTTGCCCGTGCGGGAAAGGCTGGCCCGGGCGCTGGTTCAGCTCCACACGGAGAGCCAACGAGCCGACGGACAACCCGCTATCAGGCTGTCCCAGGCAGAACTCGCCGAACTGGTCGGCGCCTCGCGCAACGCGGTCGTCGCTGAACTGACTGCGCTACGCGAGGCCGGCATCGTCACCACCGGACGCCGTGAGGTCATCATCGTGGATCCGGCGGCGCTGAGCGATCGGTCACACGGGCTCTGCCCAGAACTGGGCAGAGCACCGGGCGGTCCCGACCGACGCTGA
- a CDS encoding Mth938-like domain-containing protein: protein MTDAAQPSPRVLEISWGQMDVEGLGTGKDFMLYPGGGRAWDWSETGTRHSPGIQPEDVEELLRNGATAIVLSRGMQLQLQIDPRTLELLDRHGITPYVAETTQAVQHYNEMAATRPVGGLFHSTC from the coding sequence TTGACCGACGCCGCGCAGCCCTCCCCCAGGGTGTTGGAGATCTCGTGGGGACAGATGGACGTCGAAGGCCTCGGAACCGGCAAGGACTTCATGCTCTACCCAGGCGGCGGCCGGGCCTGGGACTGGTCCGAGACCGGGACCCGGCACAGCCCAGGGATTCAACCGGAGGACGTCGAGGAACTGCTGCGCAACGGCGCGACCGCGATCGTCCTGTCCCGTGGGATGCAGCTCCAGCTTCAGATCGACCCGCGCACACTTGAGCTTCTCGACCGGCACGGCATCACGCCGTACGTCGCCGAGACGACGCAAGCGGTGCAGCACTACAACGAGATGGCCGCGACGCGGCCGGTGGGCGGCCTGTTCCACTCGACCTGCTGA
- a CDS encoding aminoglycoside phosphotransferase family protein, which yields MTASGSGIEVPAELAASHATYFGEAGRAWIAALPQLTTATMDRWGLRRDGPSSCGAIALVLPVVQSDGSPAMLKVQPIDEETVGEPAALRAWGGDGAVRLLRHDARSGTMLLERLDADRTLAVVPDDLAALRILSQLLARLTSVAAPPDVRRLADVAAGMLDRVPQALVRLPAADHPLIRRCAAAVEELLPEAGDRLLHWDLHYHNVLASRADSARSDSTVSGAREPWLAIDPKPLAGDPCFELLPALCNRWDDVVATGDVPRAVRRRFDLMTEVVGVDRERAIGWTLGRVLQNLLWESGAGGPAWHSAPDRAIAHALLREG from the coding sequence GTGACCGCCAGTGGATCGGGCATTGAGGTCCCGGCGGAGCTGGCCGCATCCCACGCCACCTACTTCGGTGAGGCCGGGCGGGCCTGGATCGCGGCGCTGCCACAGCTGACCACGGCCACCATGGACAGGTGGGGACTGCGTCGCGACGGGCCGTCGAGCTGCGGAGCGATCGCCCTGGTGCTGCCCGTCGTGCAGAGCGACGGGTCACCGGCGATGCTGAAGGTGCAGCCGATCGACGAGGAGACCGTCGGCGAGCCGGCGGCGCTGCGGGCCTGGGGCGGCGACGGCGCGGTACGCCTCCTGCGGCACGACGCGCGCTCCGGCACGATGCTGCTGGAACGACTCGACGCCGACCGTACCCTGGCGGTCGTCCCCGACGACCTGGCCGCGCTGCGGATCCTCAGCCAGCTGCTCGCCCGGCTGACCTCGGTGGCCGCACCGCCCGACGTCCGCCGTCTCGCCGATGTCGCCGCCGGGATGCTCGACCGGGTGCCGCAGGCGCTGGTACGGCTACCCGCCGCCGACCATCCGCTGATCCGGCGGTGCGCGGCGGCTGTCGAGGAGTTGCTGCCGGAGGCCGGTGACCGGCTTCTGCACTGGGATCTGCACTACCACAACGTCCTCGCGTCCCGGGCCGACTCGGCCAGGTCCGATTCGACCGTGTCCGGCGCTCGGGAGCCGTGGCTGGCGATCGACCCGAAGCCGCTCGCCGGAGATCCCTGCTTCGAGCTGCTCCCCGCCCTGTGCAACCGGTGGGACGACGTGGTCGCCACCGGCGACGTGCCGCGCGCGGTCCGCAGACGCTTCGACCTGATGACCGAGGTGGTGGGCGTCGACCGGGAACGGGCGATCGGCTGGACGCTCGGCCGCGTACTGCAGAACCTGCTCTGGGAGTCCGGAGCCGGCGGCCCGGCATGGCACAGCGCGCCGGATCGCGCCATCGCCCACGCCCTACTGCGCGAGGGCTGA
- a CDS encoding DUF397 domain-containing protein, giving the protein MTEHTPARGWFTSSRSSENAACVEVRLSADTIGVRDSKDRSGPALAFDPSAWTGFLTTLKAADPS; this is encoded by the coding sequence ATGACGGAACACACCCCTGCACGCGGCTGGTTCACGTCCTCACGCAGCTCGGAGAACGCCGCCTGCGTCGAGGTCCGGCTCAGCGCCGACACCATCGGCGTACGCGACTCCAAGGACCGTAGCGGCCCGGCGCTCGCGTTCGACCCGTCAGCCTGGACCGGCTTCCTCACCACCCTCAAGGCCGCCGACCCCAGCTGA
- a CDS encoding helix-turn-helix transcriptional regulator, whose amino-acid sequence MARAPRTRKAPANPAMSPTVQAMELGIRLRERREELGMTAVGVGRSSGITQAYVSGVEIGKVKLPADRLAQLVKIYEIDDQEATELEALRIGAMARAWWHTYKQLFPAEFLRFLGYEAGADHVRTYQNEIVHGLLQTEAYARAILRGGNTYVRLTETEQRVEVRLARQRRLAEDPPLRVTAIFGESTIRQQVGGPAVMRAQLDHLADLMTRHPEQIRVHIIPFSAGAYPALGGPFQILTFPSPRVPDLVWQEVLTSSDIIDQSSRVADYMITFGETLERALSFEESLALIRQVAQEMT is encoded by the coding sequence ATGGCACGTGCACCGAGGACCCGCAAGGCACCCGCCAACCCCGCCATGTCGCCCACCGTGCAGGCCATGGAGCTCGGCATCCGACTGCGCGAGCGCCGCGAAGAGCTCGGCATGACCGCCGTCGGCGTCGGCCGCAGCAGCGGCATCACCCAGGCGTACGTCTCTGGAGTGGAGATCGGCAAGGTCAAACTCCCCGCCGACCGGCTCGCCCAGCTCGTCAAGATCTACGAGATCGACGACCAGGAGGCGACCGAGCTGGAAGCGCTGCGGATCGGCGCGATGGCCCGCGCCTGGTGGCACACGTACAAGCAGCTCTTCCCGGCCGAGTTCCTGCGCTTCCTCGGCTACGAGGCCGGTGCCGACCACGTCCGCACCTACCAAAACGAGATCGTCCACGGCCTGTTGCAGACCGAGGCGTACGCCCGCGCGATCCTGCGCGGCGGCAACACCTACGTCCGGCTCACCGAGACCGAGCAGCGCGTCGAGGTACGACTGGCCCGGCAGCGCCGGCTCGCCGAGGACCCGCCGCTGCGGGTCACCGCGATCTTCGGCGAGAGCACCATTCGCCAGCAGGTCGGCGGCCCGGCGGTGATGCGCGCCCAACTCGATCACCTGGCCGACCTGATGACCCGCCATCCGGAGCAGATCCGGGTGCACATCATCCCGTTCTCGGCCGGTGCGTACCCGGCGCTCGGTGGGCCGTTCCAGATCCTGACATTTCCGTCGCCACGGGTGCCGGATCTGGTCTGGCAGGAGGTGCTGACCTCCAGCGACATCATCGACCAGTCCAGCCGGGTCGCCGACTACATGATCACCTTCGGTGAGACCCTGGAGCGGGCGTTAAGCTTCGAGGAGTCCCTCGCCCTGATCCGCCAGGTCGCCCAGGAGATGACATGA
- a CDS encoding RNA polymerase-binding protein RbpA, with translation MASANTIRGSRIGASPARPTERAEPAPRRQTTYWCANAHAVEISLAVEAAAPETWECPRCGLPAGQDRHNPPARPRTEPFKSHLAYVKERRSDADAEAILAEALAAVRARRGES, from the coding sequence ATGGCGAGTGCCAACACGATCCGGGGCAGCCGGATCGGTGCCAGCCCGGCCCGGCCCACCGAGCGGGCCGAGCCCGCACCCCGCCGGCAGACGACCTACTGGTGTGCCAATGCGCATGCGGTGGAGATCAGCCTCGCCGTGGAGGCGGCGGCCCCGGAGACCTGGGAGTGTCCCCGCTGTGGGCTGCCCGCCGGGCAGGACCGGCACAATCCGCCGGCCCGGCCACGGACCGAGCCGTTCAAGTCGCACCTGGCGTACGTGAAGGAGCGCCGCAGCGACGCCGACGCCGAGGCGATCCTCGCCGAGGCGCTCGCGGCGGTCCGCGCTCGACGCGGCGAGTCCTGA
- the secG gene encoding preprotein translocase subunit SecG, which produces MPIEFAYVLIVLLVITSVMLTMLILLHKGKGGGMSSMFGGGVSTSLAGSSVAEKNLDRYTVLTGIVWFACIVGLGLWLKVAMSAGV; this is translated from the coding sequence ATGCCGATCGAGTTCGCCTACGTATTGATCGTCTTGCTGGTGATCACGAGCGTCATGCTCACCATGCTGATCCTGCTGCACAAGGGCAAGGGCGGCGGCATGTCCAGCATGTTCGGCGGTGGCGTGAGCACCAGCCTGGCCGGATCCTCGGTGGCCGAGAAGAACCTCGACCGCTACACCGTACTGACCGGCATCGTATGGTTCGCCTGCATCGTCGGCCTCGGCCTGTGGCTGAAGGTCGCGATGAGTGCGGGTGTGTGA